A genome region from Streptomyces antimycoticus includes the following:
- a CDS encoding alpha/beta fold hydrolase: MPQPPTTDLTHRLVSSPAGRIHLVEQGTGPLVLLVHGFPESWYSWRHQLPALAAAGYRVAAIDVRGYGRSSRPGAVDAYRMRELVADNVAVVEALGEESAVVIGHDWGSPTAANSALLRPDVFRAVGLLSVPYAPRGGPRPSEVFAGMGGEEEFYVSYFQEPGRAETEIEPDVRGWLAGIYAALSGDTMPGPDLPDPHFLTRGATLRERFPAGRLPAWLSERDLDVYAGEFERTGMSGALNRYRNMDRDWEDLAEFDGAPITQPSLFIGGALDASTTWMGDAIKAYPTTLPGLIGSHILDDCGHWIQQERPEEINRLLVDWLNSLPA; the protein is encoded by the coding sequence ATGCCGCAGCCACCCACGACCGACCTCACCCACCGTCTGGTGTCCTCCCCCGCCGGGCGGATCCACCTCGTGGAGCAGGGCACCGGCCCCCTGGTGCTGCTCGTCCACGGCTTCCCGGAGTCCTGGTACTCATGGCGCCACCAGCTGCCCGCGCTCGCCGCGGCCGGGTACCGGGTGGCCGCCATCGATGTGCGCGGATACGGGCGCTCGTCCAGGCCCGGGGCGGTGGACGCGTACCGGATGCGGGAGCTGGTGGCGGACAACGTCGCCGTGGTGGAGGCGCTCGGCGAGGAGTCCGCCGTGGTGATCGGCCACGACTGGGGCTCGCCCACCGCCGCCAACTCCGCCCTGCTGCGGCCGGATGTGTTCCGCGCGGTCGGGCTGCTGAGCGTGCCGTACGCCCCGCGCGGCGGCCCCAGGCCCAGTGAGGTCTTCGCCGGGATGGGCGGGGAGGAGGAGTTCTACGTCTCCTACTTCCAGGAGCCAGGCCGGGCCGAGACGGAGATCGAACCAGATGTACGCGGCTGGCTCGCGGGCATCTACGCCGCGCTGTCCGGCGACACCATGCCCGGCCCCGACCTGCCCGACCCGCACTTCCTCACGCGCGGCGCGACGCTGCGCGAGCGCTTCCCCGCCGGGCGGCTGCCCGCCTGGCTGAGCGAGCGGGACCTCGATGTCTACGCCGGTGAGTTCGAGCGCACCGGAATGAGCGGGGCGCTGAACCGCTACCGCAACATGGACCGGGACTGGGAGGACCTGGCCGAATTCGACGGTGCGCCCATCACCCAGCCGTCTCTCTTCATCGGCGGTGCCCTGGACGCCTCCACCACCTGGATGGGCGACGCGATCAAGGCATACCCGACCACGCTGCCCGGGCTCATCGGCTCGCACATCCTCGATGACTGCGGCCACTGGATCCAGCAGGAGCGCCCCGAGGAGATCAACCGGCTGCTGGTCGACTGGCTGAATTCCCTTCCCGCATAA
- a CDS encoding 3-keto-5-aminohexanoate cleavage protein: MPMNDSVIITCALTGAGDTVGRSPHVPVTPEQIARSAVEAAEAGAAVVHIHVRDPETGAPARDPRLYREVVERVKETGTDVVINLTAGMGGDLVIDPENPLTHLPGTDLVSGLDRLPHVEDLLPDICTLDCGSLNFGDGSNLYVSTPDMLRTGAKRIQELGVRPELEIFDTGQLWFAKQLLAEGLLDDPTVFQLCMGIPWGAPAEPGVLQAMVNMLPEGAQWASFALGRMQMPWVAQSILLGGNVRVGLEDNLYLSRGVKATNGQLVERAVQITELLGANVATPDEARQRLGLKPRA; encoded by the coding sequence ATGCCCATGAACGACAGCGTCATCATCACCTGTGCCCTGACCGGCGCCGGTGACACTGTGGGCCGCAGCCCCCATGTCCCCGTCACCCCCGAGCAGATAGCCCGCTCCGCCGTCGAGGCCGCGGAGGCCGGGGCGGCCGTGGTCCATATCCACGTACGCGACCCCGAGACCGGCGCGCCCGCCCGCGATCCGCGGCTCTATCGCGAGGTCGTGGAGCGGGTCAAGGAGACCGGCACCGACGTCGTCATCAACCTCACCGCGGGCATGGGCGGCGACCTGGTCATCGACCCGGAGAATCCGCTCACCCACCTCCCCGGCACCGACCTGGTCAGCGGCCTGGACCGGCTCCCCCACGTCGAGGATCTGCTCCCCGACATCTGCACCCTGGACTGCGGCTCGCTCAACTTCGGCGACGGCAGCAACCTCTACGTCTCCACCCCCGACATGCTGCGCACCGGCGCCAAGCGCATCCAGGAGCTGGGCGTCCGCCCCGAGCTGGAGATCTTCGACACCGGGCAGCTGTGGTTCGCCAAGCAGCTCCTGGCCGAGGGTCTGCTGGACGACCCGACCGTCTTCCAGCTCTGCATGGGCATCCCGTGGGGCGCTCCGGCCGAGCCGGGCGTGCTCCAGGCCATGGTCAACATGCTGCCCGAGGGCGCCCAGTGGGCCAGCTTCGCGCTGGGCCGCATGCAGATGCCGTGGGTGGCGCAGTCCATCCTGCTCGGCGGCAACGTACGGGTCGGGCTGGAGGACAACCTCTACCTCAGCCGGGGCGTCAAGGCCACCAACGGCCAGCTCGTCGAGCGTGCGGTCCAGATCACCGAACTGCTGGGCGCGAACGTCGCCACACCGGACGAGGCCCGGCAGCGGCTCGGCCTCAAGCCCCGCGCGTAA
- a CDS encoding serine/threonine-protein kinase has translation MTSGGDDMRLIAGRYQLGDRLGRGGMGTVWRAYDQMLAREVAAKELHVASDHHEHHRRLRRAQREARTVARLRHPHVVGVHDLVEHDDRLWIVMELIDGPSLARRIADTGPLAPRHTAALGLQLLGALEAVHAAGALHRDIKPANVLLRGDGSAVLTDFGIAALEDDESLTTTGELLGSIGYMAPERLTAEEAGPASDLWSLGATLSAVASGVPPFQRPTGAAALHAVTFADPVIPERVGPLRPIVQALLNKSPAQRPSAATLRAALQRVADGADDPGPLPPAGPAGPVPAPGPAPTPGGDADTSAYLADTPTMTAPPTVSATPTAGAPHTVTGTPTPDRDPTLISSPARTPDLDREPTLVAPAGPPPPRPRGRARTWWWTAGAALAVAGLATALFFTFGPPSGSDSDDDASPQPGTSTTKVTVDAARGWQSATTTPVRKGDEVSVRYTSGTWTVDAANLPLVGPVGHTRADDEALRFAWTDCKVNSDAPFGALLGRYPGNPRNPHVVGRAWRFQATRPGVLQLRINDRDGSCLDDNRGAITVTVQITH, from the coding sequence GTGACATCGGGCGGGGACGACATGCGGCTGATCGCCGGCCGCTACCAGCTGGGCGACCGGCTCGGACGCGGCGGCATGGGCACGGTCTGGCGCGCGTACGACCAGATGCTGGCGCGCGAGGTCGCTGCCAAGGAGCTGCACGTCGCGAGCGACCACCACGAGCACCACCGACGGCTGCGCCGGGCCCAGCGGGAGGCGCGGACCGTCGCCCGGCTGCGCCACCCCCACGTCGTGGGCGTCCATGACCTGGTCGAACACGACGACCGGCTCTGGATCGTGATGGAGCTGATCGACGGCCCCTCCCTGGCCCGCCGGATCGCCGACACCGGCCCCCTCGCGCCCCGCCACACCGCCGCCCTCGGGCTGCAACTGCTCGGCGCGCTGGAGGCCGTGCACGCCGCCGGGGCGCTGCACCGCGACATCAAGCCCGCCAACGTCCTGCTGCGCGGGGACGGCAGCGCCGTCCTCACCGACTTCGGCATCGCCGCCCTGGAAGACGACGAGTCGCTCACCACGACCGGCGAACTCCTCGGCTCCATCGGCTACATGGCGCCCGAGCGGCTGACCGCGGAGGAGGCCGGCCCGGCGTCCGACCTGTGGTCGCTGGGCGCGACCCTGTCGGCGGTGGCCTCCGGCGTGCCGCCCTTCCAGCGCCCCACCGGGGCCGCCGCGCTGCACGCCGTCACCTTCGCGGATCCCGTCATCCCGGAACGGGTCGGCCCTCTGCGGCCCATCGTCCAGGCCCTGTTGAACAAGTCCCCGGCCCAGCGCCCCTCCGCCGCCACGCTCCGGGCCGCCCTGCAACGCGTCGCGGACGGCGCGGACGACCCGGGCCCGCTGCCCCCGGCCGGGCCCGCGGGGCCCGTACCGGCTCCGGGGCCCGCACCAACGCCGGGCGGCGACGCGGACACCTCCGCGTACCTGGCGGACACCCCCACGATGACCGCGCCCCCGACGGTGAGCGCGACCCCCACCGCAGGCGCGCCCCACACCGTGACCGGCACCCCCACCCCCGACCGGGACCCGACGCTGATCTCGTCCCCGGCCCGGACCCCCGACCTGGACCGGGAACCGACGCTCGTCGCCCCGGCCGGGCCGCCACCCCCTCGGCCCCGTGGCCGGGCCCGGACATGGTGGTGGACGGCGGGCGCCGCGCTCGCGGTGGCGGGCCTCGCCACCGCGCTCTTCTTCACCTTCGGCCCCCCGTCCGGCAGCGACAGCGACGACGACGCATCGCCTCAGCCCGGCACCAGCACGACGAAGGTGACCGTGGACGCGGCACGCGGCTGGCAGTCCGCGACGACCACCCCGGTCCGCAAGGGCGACGAGGTGAGCGTCCGCTACACCTCCGGCACCTGGACGGTGGACGCCGCCAATCTGCCCTTGGTCGGCCCGGTGGGCCACACCCGCGCCGACGACGAAGCCCTCCGCTTCGCCTGGACGGACTGCAAGGTGAATTCCGACGCCCCCTTCGGTGCCCTCCTGGGCCGCTACCCGGGGAATCCCCGAAACCCCCACGTCGTGGGCCGCGCCTGGCGCTTCCAGGCCACCCGCCCGGGCGTCCTCCAACTCCGCATCAACGACCGTGACGGGAGCTGCCTCGACGACAACAGAGGGGCCATCACCGTCACCGTCCAGATCACCCACTGA
- a CDS encoding TetR/AcrR family transcriptional regulator, whose translation MRQQFEVAERVREVIGKAGCTQREFARRVVMDPSKLSRSLSGSRRFTVGELARIADAGNVDAGWLLGTTATGGAADAPRPPAPAALPDSGRPLQIVRETVRLIAERGFHAVRVADIAAACDTSTATIHYHFPGRAELLEAAVRWCMDEDTARRAARTATADDAREELRQLIALQAPYTERQRQQWLVWMDLWAEAARSTAIGRLHADFYQQWRQTVAEVIRRGIEQGVFRAVDPEFSALRLTALIDGLAIQVLATAPGEGGTTAEAMGLACNAYVDSELTVRTTTRPAARPTQRRSGADEAGPPDQPGP comes from the coding sequence ATGCGGCAACAGTTCGAGGTGGCGGAACGCGTGCGCGAGGTGATCGGCAAAGCCGGTTGTACCCAGCGCGAATTCGCCCGGCGGGTCGTGATGGACCCGTCCAAGCTCTCGCGTTCGCTCAGCGGGAGCCGGCGCTTCACCGTGGGCGAACTGGCGCGGATCGCCGACGCCGGGAACGTGGACGCCGGATGGCTGCTCGGCACCACGGCGACCGGCGGTGCCGCCGACGCGCCGCGGCCGCCCGCCCCGGCCGCGCTCCCCGACAGCGGGCGGCCGCTGCAGATCGTGCGGGAGACGGTGCGGCTCATCGCCGAGCGCGGCTTCCACGCCGTACGCGTCGCCGACATCGCCGCCGCCTGCGACACCAGCACCGCCACCATCCACTACCACTTCCCGGGCCGCGCCGAGCTGCTCGAAGCCGCCGTGCGCTGGTGCATGGACGAGGACACCGCGCGCCGCGCCGCCCGGACCGCCACGGCCGACGACGCGCGCGAGGAGCTGCGGCAGCTGATCGCGCTGCAGGCGCCGTACACCGAGCGGCAGCGGCAGCAGTGGCTGGTGTGGATGGACCTGTGGGCCGAGGCCGCGCGGTCCACGGCCATCGGGCGGCTGCACGCCGACTTCTACCAGCAGTGGCGGCAGACCGTCGCCGAGGTGATCCGGCGCGGGATCGAGCAGGGGGTCTTCCGCGCCGTGGACCCGGAGTTCAGCGCGCTGCGCCTGACCGCGCTGATCGACGGACTCGCCATTCAGGTGCTGGCCACCGCGCCCGGAGAGGGCGGCACGACCGCCGAGGCCATGGGCCTCGCCTGCAACGCGTACGTGGACTCCGAATTGACCGTACGCACGACCACACGACCGGCCGCACGACCGACCCAACGGCGCTCCGGCGCCGATGAGGCCGGGCCGCCCGATCAGCCCGGACCGTAG
- a CDS encoding helix-turn-helix transcriptional regulator, whose product MRAGRLLSLLLLLQNRGRMTAAELATELEVSVRTVYRDVESLTAAGVPIYGEPGHDGGYALVDGYRTRLTGLTADEAEALFLAGLPGPAADLGLGSVLTAAELKLEAALPTELRRQARRIRERFHLDAPGWYREADDAPHLPAVAAAVWQRRAVHVRYRRWYAPEIVERRLEPYGIVLKAGRWYVVAHAGADTPRTYRISQILDLRPLDEEFVPPADFDLASYWRAHTAQLQESLWQGRAEIRISPAGAERLREIGVPAVIDAVEAGEEEHTGGWRRALIPIESLTHAEGELLRLGAHVEVVSPPELRERIAATALALAARYG is encoded by the coding sequence ATGCGCGCCGGCAGACTCCTCTCCCTCCTTCTCCTGCTGCAGAACCGCGGCCGGATGACCGCCGCCGAACTCGCGACGGAGCTCGAGGTGTCCGTCCGTACGGTCTACCGGGACGTGGAATCGCTGACCGCGGCCGGCGTCCCGATCTACGGAGAGCCGGGCCATGACGGCGGTTACGCGCTCGTCGACGGCTACCGCACCCGCTTGACCGGGCTCACCGCCGATGAGGCCGAGGCATTGTTCCTGGCCGGGTTGCCGGGGCCCGCGGCCGATCTGGGGCTCGGCTCGGTGCTGACCGCGGCCGAACTCAAACTGGAGGCCGCCCTGCCGACCGAGCTGCGGCGCCAAGCGCGACGCATCCGCGAGCGGTTTCACCTCGACGCGCCCGGGTGGTACCGAGAGGCGGACGACGCCCCGCATCTGCCCGCGGTCGCGGCCGCGGTATGGCAGCGGCGGGCGGTCCACGTGCGCTACCGGCGCTGGTACGCCCCGGAGATCGTGGAGCGGCGGCTCGAACCGTACGGGATCGTGCTCAAGGCGGGCCGCTGGTACGTGGTGGCGCACGCCGGCGCCGACACCCCCCGCACCTACCGGATCAGCCAGATCCTGGACCTCCGGCCACTCGACGAGGAGTTCGTGCCACCCGCGGACTTCGACCTGGCATCGTACTGGCGGGCGCACACGGCGCAGTTGCAGGAATCGCTCTGGCAGGGGCGGGCGGAGATCCGGATCTCCCCGGCCGGGGCCGAGCGGCTGCGGGAAATCGGGGTGCCGGCGGTGATCGACGCCGTCGAGGCGGGGGAGGAAGAGCACACTGGCGGCTGGCGCCGCGCGCTCATCCCGATCGAGAGTCTGACGCATGCGGAGGGCGAGTTGCTCAGGCTGGGCGCGCATGTGGAGGTGGTGAGCCCGCCTGAGCTGCGGGAACGGATCGCGGCAACGGCATTGGCGCTGGCGGCGCGCTACGGCTGA
- a CDS encoding 3-hydroxyacyl-CoA dehydrogenase NAD-binding domain-containing protein translates to MPSSPCAPEEVRRVACVGAGVIGGGWVAHFLGRGYDVTAWDPAPDAEEKLRRLVDAAWPALTQIGLADGASPDRLTVAATVEEAVADAQFVQESAPEKLELKRSLLAQLDAAAPPGVVIASSTSGYPMTDMQTEAADPGRLVVGHPFNPPYLIPLVEVVGGERTDAAAVEWASRFYKVAGKSVITMERELPGFIANRLQEALWREALHMVAGGEATVKEIDDSITEGPGLRWAFMGPCLTFALAGGEGGMGHMLDHFGPSLKSPWTRLEAPELDDTLRAAMVDGCDEAAGSRTIAQLVAERDQGVIDVLRATGRLPRQRAEGTDAITHTPSTMGDEK, encoded by the coding sequence ATGCCCTCATCCCCCTGCGCCCCCGAAGAGGTACGCCGCGTCGCCTGCGTCGGCGCCGGAGTCATCGGCGGCGGCTGGGTCGCCCACTTCCTGGGCCGCGGCTACGACGTCACCGCCTGGGACCCGGCCCCCGACGCCGAGGAGAAGCTGCGCCGTCTCGTGGACGCCGCCTGGCCCGCCCTGACCCAGATCGGCCTCGCCGACGGCGCCTCCCCCGACCGGCTGACCGTCGCCGCGACCGTCGAGGAGGCCGTGGCCGACGCGCAGTTCGTCCAGGAGAGCGCCCCCGAGAAGCTGGAGCTCAAGCGGTCGCTGCTGGCCCAGCTGGACGCGGCGGCCCCGCCCGGGGTCGTCATCGCCTCCTCCACCTCCGGCTATCCGATGACCGATATGCAGACCGAGGCCGCCGACCCCGGCCGCCTCGTCGTCGGCCACCCCTTCAACCCGCCGTATCTCATACCGCTGGTGGAGGTCGTCGGCGGGGAGAGGACCGACGCCGCGGCGGTCGAGTGGGCCTCCCGCTTCTACAAGGTGGCCGGCAAGTCCGTCATCACCATGGAGCGCGAGCTGCCCGGCTTCATCGCCAACCGGCTCCAGGAGGCGCTGTGGCGGGAGGCGCTGCACATGGTCGCAGGCGGTGAGGCCACGGTGAAGGAGATCGACGACTCGATCACCGAGGGGCCCGGGCTGCGGTGGGCGTTCATGGGTCCCTGCCTCACGTTCGCCCTGGCGGGCGGCGAAGGAGGCATGGGACATATGCTCGACCACTTCGGACCCTCGTTGAAGTCTCCGTGGACCCGTCTCGAGGCGCCTGAGCTGGACGACACGCTGCGTGCGGCCATGGTCGACGGCTGTGACGAGGCGGCGGGCAGCCGTACCATCGCGCAGCTCGTCGCGGAGCGGGACCAGGGCGTCATCGACGTCCTGCGGGCGACTGGCCGACTGCCGCGGCAGCGCGCCGAGGGGACGGATGCCATCACACATACCCCCAGCACCATGGGAGACGAGAAGTGA
- a CDS encoding 4-hydroxybenzoate 3-monooxygenase produces MSVVDENTTVVIVGSGVAGLALGNFLLRSGIDCVVLEKRSRTYVEQRQRAGVIDHRAARMFRQWGLEDRVLDGVPFEPVLNFRIDGETRPYTYLAGDGDGRFCPQQVLVRHLIDVFVSDGGDLRFDADDVSLESVSGDERPLVRYRDSTGTTRTVSCDFIAGCDGDRGVSRATIPSGHLTRYAHDYGYAWLTVLAEVPANHQSMMAIHSRGFAGQFARGPEASRFYLQCPLDSSTAEWTDERIWEEIETRFGEPVKTRGEISSKQLVPLRSVVHDPMSHGRLYLLGDAAHIVPPMSAKGMNLALHDADVFAKAVIRQVEERDASLLDAYSSTCLRHVWNYQAFAAWFTDLMHDSGDASYQGEFRRQIARAEFDRLYASEAANRLFGEFLTGLN; encoded by the coding sequence ATGTCCGTAGTGGACGAAAACACCACGGTGGTGATCGTGGGATCGGGAGTCGCCGGGCTCGCCCTCGGCAACTTCCTGCTGCGCAGCGGGATCGACTGCGTCGTCCTGGAAAAGCGCAGCCGTACGTACGTCGAGCAGCGGCAGCGGGCCGGGGTCATCGACCACCGCGCGGCACGCATGTTCAGGCAGTGGGGACTCGAGGACAGGGTGCTCGACGGCGTCCCCTTCGAACCGGTGTTGAACTTCCGGATCGACGGCGAGACACGCCCCTACACGTACCTGGCCGGGGACGGCGACGGACGCTTCTGCCCCCAGCAGGTGCTCGTTCGCCACCTCATCGATGTGTTCGTCAGCGACGGCGGAGACCTCCGGTTCGACGCCGACGACGTCTCGCTGGAGAGCGTTTCCGGTGACGAACGGCCCCTCGTGCGCTACCGGGACAGCACCGGCACGACACGGACGGTCAGCTGCGACTTCATCGCCGGCTGCGACGGCGACCGCGGTGTCAGCCGGGCGACCATCCCCAGCGGCCATCTCACCCGCTACGCGCACGACTACGGGTACGCATGGCTGACCGTCCTGGCTGAGGTTCCCGCCAACCACCAGTCCATGATGGCGATCCATTCCCGTGGCTTCGCAGGCCAGTTCGCGCGCGGCCCCGAGGCGAGCCGCTTCTACCTCCAGTGTCCGCTCGACAGTTCCACCGCGGAGTGGACGGACGAGCGCATCTGGGAAGAGATCGAGACCCGCTTCGGCGAACCCGTGAAGACGCGGGGCGAAATCTCCAGCAAGCAGCTGGTGCCGCTGCGCAGCGTGGTCCACGACCCGATGAGCCATGGCCGGCTGTATCTGCTCGGAGACGCCGCCCACATCGTGCCGCCCATGAGTGCGAAGGGAATGAACCTGGCCCTCCACGACGCCGACGTGTTCGCGAAGGCCGTCATCCGCCAGGTCGAGGAGCGGGACGCGAGCCTGCTCGACGCCTACTCGTCGACCTGCCTGCGGCACGTGTGGAACTACCAGGCATTCGCGGCGTGGTTCACCGACCTGATGCACGACTCCGGAGACGCCTCCTACCAGGGCGAGTTCCGGCGCCAGATCGCCCGGGCGGAGTTCGACCGCCTCTACGCGTCCGAAGCGGCGAACCGCCTGTTCGGTGAATTCCTCACCGGACTGAACTAG
- a CDS encoding GYD domain-containing protein: MATYITLLNWTEQGVSAYKDTTKRTEDFSAALNKLGARLVDTYWTDGPYDLVCIIEAPDDETATAASLQLGALGNVRTTTLRAFGREEMRGIIAKAAG, from the coding sequence GTGGCGACCTACATCACGCTGCTGAACTGGACCGAGCAGGGAGTCAGTGCCTACAAGGACACCACGAAGCGCACCGAGGACTTCTCCGCGGCACTGAACAAGCTCGGGGCGAGGCTCGTGGACACCTACTGGACGGACGGGCCGTACGACCTCGTGTGCATCATCGAGGCCCCCGACGACGAGACCGCCACCGCGGCGTCCTTGCAGCTCGGCGCGCTGGGCAATGTGCGCACCACGACACTGCGGGCCTTCGGCCGCGAGGAGATGCGGGGCATCATCGCCAAGGCCGCGGGCTGA
- a CDS encoding TetR/AcrR family transcriptional regulator: protein MNDSGRSAGSSAGSKRKDARRNQQTLLDAAAAVFVASGVEAPVRDIAAEAGVGMGTIYRHFPTRADLIIAVYRHQVEACAEAGPALLATSPTPHAALEAWVELFVDFLVTKHGLAAAMQADNAGFETLHAYFVDRLLPVCTQLLDAAVASGEIRSGLSAIQLMRGIGNLCIGAESDPDYDARRLVKLLVAGLRQPR from the coding sequence GTGAACGACAGCGGCCGGAGCGCGGGAAGCTCAGCCGGGTCCAAGCGCAAGGACGCCCGACGCAACCAGCAGACCCTGCTGGACGCGGCCGCCGCGGTCTTCGTCGCCTCGGGCGTGGAAGCACCGGTGCGCGACATCGCGGCCGAGGCCGGTGTCGGGATGGGCACGATCTACCGCCACTTCCCCACCCGGGCGGACCTCATCATCGCCGTCTACCGCCACCAGGTCGAAGCCTGCGCCGAGGCGGGCCCGGCCCTGCTGGCGACCAGCCCGACACCGCACGCCGCCCTCGAAGCGTGGGTCGAGCTGTTCGTCGACTTCCTGGTCACCAAGCACGGCCTGGCCGCCGCGATGCAGGCCGACAACGCCGGCTTCGAAACGCTGCACGCCTACTTCGTCGACCGTCTTCTCCCGGTGTGCACCCAGCTCCTCGACGCTGCCGTCGCCTCCGGTGAGATCCGCTCCGGCCTCAGCGCCATTCAGCTCATGCGCGGCATCGGAAACCTCTGCATCGGCGCCGAAAGCGATCCCGACTACGACGCCCGCCGGCTGGTCAAGCTCCTCGTCGCGGGACTACGCCAACCACGCTGA
- a CDS encoding TetR/AcrR family transcriptional regulator — MRRDGAANRERVLLAAEQVFAASGAAGSTEEIARQAQVSIATVFRHFPTKQDLIEATAVRYLEKLTDEARRLADDTDPGRAFASLMRTLVSTGAVKMTLLDLLPPHSDDGDGLSQPVTAAVDAFRGALRSALERAQTAGAARPDATADDVSVLLRALAHVATPGEDGGVERAVGIVLDGLGVPR; from the coding sequence ATGCGCCGAGACGGGGCCGCCAACAGGGAGCGCGTTCTGCTCGCCGCCGAGCAGGTGTTCGCCGCGAGCGGGGCTGCGGGTTCCACGGAGGAGATCGCCCGGCAGGCACAGGTCAGCATCGCCACGGTGTTCCGGCACTTCCCCACCAAGCAGGACCTGATCGAGGCCACCGCCGTGCGCTACCTCGAGAAGCTGACCGACGAGGCACGCCGGCTCGCCGATGACACGGACCCCGGCAGGGCGTTCGCGTCCTTGATGCGGACCCTCGTGTCGACCGGGGCCGTCAAGATGACCCTGCTGGATCTGCTGCCTCCGCACAGCGACGACGGCGACGGCCTGTCCCAGCCGGTCACCGCGGCAGTCGATGCCTTCCGCGGAGCCCTCAGGTCGGCGCTCGAACGCGCCCAGACCGCCGGGGCCGCCAGACCGGACGCCACCGCCGACGACGTATCGGTACTGCTGCGTGCCCTGGCCCATGTGGCGACCCCCGGCGAGGACGGTGGCGTCGAGCGGGCCGTGGGAATCGTCCTCGACGGCCTCGGCGTACCGCGCTGA
- a CDS encoding FG-GAP and VCBS repeat-containing protein, whose product MRNRTRGVVGVAVGAVVTAAVAAGAGAVVSNGDGTDQNQPSPRAAAAGKTTGDFDGDGYADLGVGAPDGTVSGKSKAGYVGVTYGAQSGVDTGRHATLSQASAGVPGTPEAGDHFGSAVVRGDVDGDGYTDLIVAANYEAIGDVKRAGSVTVVFGSKDGLSSDAIAFHAPKATAYAMFGDTMAVGDYNHDGRDDIAISDGTEVQIVSGAANLRETATPKMSSVTPPGGGAGIEHLSSGDINGDGFADLVTVAYQDDPADEGTLGVLPGSSGGLKSESLGEDVALPFASYQAVVGDINGDGKDDVVTDTGFEDGPDDQRLRTYPGTAQGLDTANPVDWKGAAQSGTASQLTDINGDGNDDLVVSDTAAEAPGGYNDAGAITVLKGTKNWLTDAGAQTFSLDTEGVPGEMAGNDKFGDAVSAADYNGDGKPDLAIGVPNRTEGAGAVALLYAGADGITAEGSALIGPGDLGSPAADAAFGTELSGRATK is encoded by the coding sequence GTGCGCAATAGAACCCGAGGTGTGGTGGGTGTGGCGGTCGGCGCCGTCGTCACCGCCGCTGTGGCCGCCGGGGCCGGCGCCGTCGTGTCGAACGGCGACGGGACCGACCAGAACCAGCCCTCCCCCAGGGCTGCCGCGGCAGGAAAGACCACGGGCGACTTCGACGGCGACGGCTATGCCGACCTCGGAGTGGGCGCGCCCGACGGCACCGTCTCCGGGAAGTCCAAGGCGGGCTACGTGGGCGTGACGTACGGGGCCCAGAGCGGCGTGGACACCGGTCGGCACGCCACGTTGTCGCAGGCCAGCGCGGGGGTGCCCGGCACCCCGGAGGCCGGGGATCACTTCGGCTCGGCCGTGGTGCGCGGTGACGTGGACGGGGACGGGTACACCGATCTGATCGTCGCCGCGAACTACGAGGCCATCGGCGACGTCAAGCGGGCCGGTTCCGTGACGGTCGTCTTCGGCTCGAAGGACGGCCTGTCCAGCGACGCCATCGCCTTCCACGCGCCGAAGGCCACCGCCTACGCGATGTTCGGCGACACCATGGCCGTGGGCGACTACAACCACGACGGCCGCGACGACATCGCCATCTCCGACGGCACCGAGGTCCAGATCGTCAGCGGCGCGGCGAACCTGCGCGAGACGGCCACCCCGAAGATGTCCAGCGTCACCCCGCCCGGCGGCGGAGCGGGCATCGAGCATCTGTCCTCGGGCGACATCAACGGGGACGGCTTCGCCGACCTGGTCACCGTCGCCTACCAGGACGACCCCGCCGACGAGGGCACGCTCGGCGTGCTGCCCGGTTCGTCCGGGGGGCTGAAGAGCGAGTCGCTGGGCGAGGACGTCGCGCTGCCGTTCGCCTCGTACCAGGCCGTGGTGGGTGACATCAACGGCGACGGCAAGGACGACGTCGTCACGGACACCGGCTTCGAGGACGGTCCGGACGACCAGCGCCTGCGGACGTACCCGGGCACCGCCCAGGGCCTCGACACCGCGAACCCGGTGGACTGGAAGGGCGCGGCGCAGAGCGGCACCGCCTCCCAGCTCACCGACATCAACGGTGACGGCAATGACGACCTCGTCGTCAGCGACACCGCCGCCGAGGCCCCCGGCGGTTACAACGACGCCGGCGCCATCACCGTGCTCAAGGGCACCAAGAACTGGCTGACCGACGCGGGGGCGCAGACGTTCTCCCTCGACACCGAGGGCGTTCCCGGCGAGATGGCGGGCAACGACAAGTTCGGTGACGCCGTCTCGGCGGCCGACTACAACGGCGACGGCAAGCCCGACCTGGCCATCGGGGTCCCGAACCGGACCGAGGGCGCGGGCGCGGTGGCGCTCCTGTACGCGGGCGCCGACGGGATCACCGCCGAAGGCTCCGCCCTCATCGGGCCGGGCGACCTCGGCTCCCCGGCAGCCGATGCCGCCTTCGGCACGGAGCTGTCCGGCCGCGCCACGAAGTAG